One Streptomyces puniciscabiei DNA segment encodes these proteins:
- a CDS encoding ribose-phosphate diphosphokinase — MRDIAVFSGSAHPDLAREVCAHLGVPLSPTRVSRFANDCLGVQLQANCRERDVFLIQPLVRPVQEHLVELLLMCDAARGASAARITVVMPHYSYARSDKKDAPRISIGGRLVADLLVAAGAGRVLAMTLHSPQVHGFFSVPVDHLNALRELAAHFRQYDLTHTTVVSPDLGNAKEAAAFARLIGAPVAAGAKQRFADDRVSISSVIGDVTGRDVIVLDDEIAKGSTVVELLARLRELGARTIRVACTHGLFAAGALKRLSEQPDVLEIVCTNTVPLPTAEEHAEHTGKLRVLSIAPALAEAVRRIHNGESVSALFEQS, encoded by the coding sequence ATGCGAGACATCGCCGTCTTCAGCGGCAGCGCCCACCCCGACCTGGCCCGCGAGGTCTGCGCCCACCTCGGCGTGCCCCTCAGCCCCACCCGGGTCAGCCGGTTCGCCAACGACTGTCTGGGGGTGCAGCTCCAGGCCAACTGCCGGGAGCGGGACGTCTTCCTGATCCAGCCGCTGGTCCGGCCGGTGCAGGAACACCTGGTGGAGCTGCTGCTGATGTGCGACGCGGCCCGGGGCGCCTCCGCGGCCCGGATCACCGTCGTCATGCCGCACTACTCCTACGCCCGTTCCGACAAGAAGGACGCGCCGCGCATCTCCATCGGCGGCCGGCTGGTCGCCGATCTGCTCGTGGCGGCGGGTGCGGGCCGGGTGCTCGCCATGACCCTGCACTCCCCGCAGGTGCACGGCTTCTTCTCGGTGCCGGTCGACCACCTGAACGCGCTGCGCGAACTCGCCGCGCACTTCCGGCAGTACGACCTGACCCACACCACCGTCGTCTCACCGGACCTCGGCAACGCCAAGGAGGCCGCCGCCTTCGCCCGGCTCATCGGGGCTCCGGTGGCGGCCGGCGCCAAACAGCGCTTCGCGGACGACCGGGTGAGCATCAGTTCCGTCATCGGCGACGTCACCGGCCGGGACGTCATCGTGCTGGACGACGAGATCGCCAAGGGCAGCACGGTGGTGGAACTCCTGGCCCGGTTGCGGGAGCTCGGCGCTCGCACGATCCGGGTGGCGTGTACGCACGGGCTGTTCGCGGCGGGCGCGCTGAAGCGGCTCAGCGAACAGCCGGACGTGCTGGAGATCGTCTGCACGAACACCGTGCCGCTCCCCACGGCGGAGGAGCACGCCGAGCACACCGGCAAGC
- a CDS encoding glycosyltransferase family 39 protein — protein sequence MATNVLDATAPPGATRRTPWRSPADEPAYARPALLLLTVLAAVLYSWGIDHSQYHTFYASAARSMTESWKAFFYGSFDPGNSITLDKLPGFLWPQALSARLFGFHPWALVLPQVLEGVASLLVLHRIVRRWAGVHAALIACTAFLVTPVAVGLFRTAVEDPAFTLCLLLAAEATLRAARGGRLRPLLAAGVWVGLGFQAKMLEAWAVLPALALVYVLSAPSTLRRRLLHLGVSALAMTAVSASWMLAVTLTPANDRPYVDGTTNNSAFSMVVGYNFLNRFSSLGISAASTGSVSATQGGGGGHGGAGAFGAAGARGAAGASGTQGGGLVRGGARGAASARPTAAGGFGDGQNGWSKMFGTPLASQTGWFYPIAAVAAVCGLLWCRGRPRTDRLRAGYVLWTTWLALYFLVFSAGSVAGHTYYMGVIAVPLAALTGAGGVLMWRAHRAGGRRAWALPGAVAATAAWSVYLASRFPTFLPWLAPAVALLAITALVLLFLTRPGRPRAAGRLLLAAPAASLAALLLAPSAWAVQVFNPVYRTSAMGAVGPSAMNRGPGAVRSGPGRFGQAVWTGGRTPGQSARGGPRGFGRGGPVGRGGFGGADGSGSLTADQRRLLDYTRAHQGSAGYVFAAGSWTTASPYILAAGAHVLPLGGFSGRVPFPTEAQFRRLVDAGQVRYVLLGGGRGTGPGSARTGNTAAAQITLWVRSACTEVPASAYGGTSALGDAWTATAQTLYRCGPGR from the coding sequence ATGGCCACGAACGTCCTCGACGCAACCGCGCCCCCCGGTGCCACCCGCCGCACACCCTGGCGCTCACCGGCGGACGAGCCCGCGTACGCACGCCCTGCGCTGCTGCTCCTCACCGTGCTCGCCGCCGTTCTCTACAGCTGGGGCATCGACCACAGCCAGTACCACACGTTCTACGCGAGCGCCGCCCGCAGCATGACGGAGAGCTGGAAGGCGTTCTTCTACGGCTCTTTCGACCCCGGGAATTCCATCACGCTCGACAAATTGCCGGGATTCCTGTGGCCGCAGGCGCTCTCCGCGCGGCTCTTCGGATTCCATCCCTGGGCCCTTGTCCTGCCGCAGGTCCTGGAGGGGGTGGCCAGCCTGCTCGTCCTCCACCGCATCGTGCGCCGCTGGGCGGGTGTGCACGCGGCGTTGATCGCCTGCACGGCCTTCCTGGTGACTCCCGTGGCGGTCGGGTTGTTCCGCACCGCGGTCGAGGACCCCGCGTTCACGCTGTGCCTGCTGCTGGCGGCCGAGGCCACCCTGCGCGCCGCCCGCGGCGGCCGGCTGCGCCCGCTGCTGGCGGCCGGTGTCTGGGTCGGCCTCGGCTTCCAGGCCAAGATGCTCGAGGCGTGGGCCGTACTGCCGGCGCTGGCCCTGGTCTACGTGCTGTCGGCACCGTCCACGCTGCGCCGGCGCCTGCTGCACCTCGGCGTGTCCGCCCTGGCGATGACCGCCGTGTCGGCGTCGTGGATGCTCGCCGTGACCCTCACCCCGGCCAACGACCGGCCGTACGTGGACGGCACCACCAACAACTCCGCGTTCAGCATGGTGGTCGGTTACAACTTCCTGAACCGCTTCTCCTCGCTCGGCATCAGCGCGGCCTCCACGGGCAGCGTGAGCGCGACCCAGGGCGGCGGAGGGGGCCACGGCGGCGCCGGCGCGTTCGGCGCGGCTGGTGCCCGTGGCGCGGCCGGGGCGAGTGGCACGCAGGGCGGCGGACTCGTCCGGGGCGGTGCCCGGGGAGCGGCATCCGCCCGGCCCACGGCCGCCGGCGGGTTCGGCGACGGCCAGAACGGCTGGTCCAAGATGTTCGGTACGCCGCTCGCCTCCCAGACCGGCTGGTTCTACCCGATCGCCGCCGTGGCCGCGGTCTGCGGACTGCTGTGGTGCCGGGGACGGCCGCGCACCGACCGGCTGCGCGCCGGATACGTCCTGTGGACCACCTGGCTCGCGCTGTACTTCCTGGTCTTCAGCGCCGGCAGCGTCGCCGGTCACACGTACTACATGGGCGTCATCGCGGTGCCGCTCGCCGCGCTCACCGGCGCCGGCGGCGTGCTGATGTGGCGGGCCCACCGGGCCGGCGGGCGCCGCGCCTGGGCCCTGCCGGGCGCGGTCGCCGCGACGGCCGCCTGGAGTGTGTATCTCGCGAGCCGGTTCCCGACGTTCCTGCCCTGGCTGGCCCCCGCGGTGGCCCTGCTCGCCATCACCGCCCTGGTGCTGCTCTTCCTCACCCGGCCCGGACGGCCGCGCGCCGCGGGCCGCCTCCTGCTCGCCGCGCCGGCCGCCTCCCTGGCCGCCCTGCTCCTCGCGCCGAGCGCGTGGGCCGTACAGGTCTTCAACCCGGTCTACCGCACCTCTGCCATGGGAGCGGTCGGCCCGTCCGCCATGAACCGCGGCCCCGGGGCGGTGCGTTCGGGACCGGGCCGGTTCGGCCAGGCGGTCTGGACCGGCGGCCGGACCCCCGGGCAGTCGGCCCGGGGTGGCCCGCGCGGCTTCGGCCGGGGCGGACCGGTCGGCCGAGGCGGCTTCGGCGGCGCCGACGGCAGCGGCTCACTGACCGCGGACCAGCGGCGGCTGCTCGACTACACCCGCGCGCACCAGGGCTCCGCCGGCTATGTGTTCGCCGCCGGCAGCTGGACCACCGCGTCGCCGTACATCCTGGCGGCCGGCGCCCACGTCCTGCCGCTCGGCGGATTCAGCGGCCGGGTGCCGTTTCCCACCGAGGCGCAGTTCCGGCGGCTGGTCGACGCCGGCCAGGTGCGGTATGTGCTGCTGGGCGGCGGTCGGGGCACGGGACCCGGGTCCGCACGCACCGGGAACACGGCTGCCGCGCAGATCACCCTCTGGGTGCGGTCCGCCTGCACCGAGGTGCCGGCCTCGGCCTACGGCGGCACGAGCGCCCTCGGCGACGCGTGGACGGCGACCGCCCAGACCCTCTACCGGTGCGGCCCCGGTCGGTAG
- a CDS encoding complex I subunit 5 family protein translates to MHHLLPLLVAIPLLGAALLVATGRRLPRIAAEVTGFVVSGGTAALALVLLLNSSPPMVEWVGGWLPLGGESVGIVVVGDGPSLGMAALVSLLTLAALAYSWRYFDEPPRGHPGAFTALMLLFQGGMCGFAIAGDLFNAFVFFELMSVTAYALTGYRIDDPKAVQGALTFGVVNSLGAYAMLTGIALLYARTGQLAMAKIGRGLDAAAGHGGADALVLASFVLVLTGLLVKAAAVPFHFWLPDAHAVAPTPVCMLLSGVMVELGVYGVWRVYGTVFAGPGGIPAADLTRALVTLGTLTAATGAVMCWYQRHIKRLLAYSTISHTGLFLVGLGILTPQGDDGAALYILGHAGVKAALFACAGVLLDRYGCLDEHTLYGRARELRATAVMFAVGGLGLAGLPPFGTGLGKAVTEEAVGGPLTVVYVVASAITGGAVLRVTARVFRGLGPRPEEADADLETSGSEEEPETTGPLSRIPDTMTTVPAVLLAAALAVGAVPGFGDLVARSVNEAGSGGAHASAQWTAHGVLLDLLSTGLAVGLAGLAVTRPHWTAAPDWSRPLRRLQSGHVGDYVAWLLMGATVLGALALPAVLGG, encoded by the coding sequence ATGCACCACCTCCTCCCGCTGCTCGTCGCGATCCCCCTGCTCGGCGCCGCCCTGCTGGTGGCCACCGGCCGCCGTCTGCCGCGGATCGCCGCCGAGGTCACCGGCTTCGTGGTCTCCGGTGGTACGGCCGCCCTCGCACTGGTGCTGCTCCTCAACTCCTCGCCGCCGATGGTGGAGTGGGTCGGCGGCTGGCTGCCCCTCGGCGGCGAGAGCGTCGGCATCGTCGTGGTCGGCGACGGTCCCTCGCTCGGCATGGCCGCGCTGGTCTCCCTGCTGACGCTGGCCGCGCTCGCCTACTCCTGGCGCTATTTCGACGAACCGCCGCGCGGACATCCCGGCGCCTTCACCGCGCTGATGCTGCTGTTCCAGGGCGGCATGTGCGGGTTCGCCATCGCCGGCGACCTGTTCAACGCGTTCGTCTTCTTCGAGCTGATGAGCGTCACCGCGTACGCGCTCACCGGCTACCGCATCGACGACCCGAAGGCCGTACAGGGCGCGCTGACCTTCGGTGTCGTCAACTCCCTCGGCGCCTACGCCATGTTGACGGGCATCGCCCTGCTGTACGCCCGTACCGGCCAGCTGGCCATGGCGAAGATCGGGCGCGGTCTCGACGCGGCGGCGGGGCACGGCGGCGCGGACGCGCTGGTCCTCGCCTCCTTCGTCCTCGTGCTGACCGGCCTGCTGGTGAAGGCGGCCGCCGTGCCCTTCCACTTCTGGCTCCCGGACGCCCACGCCGTCGCCCCCACCCCGGTGTGCATGCTGCTGTCCGGGGTGATGGTCGAACTCGGCGTCTACGGCGTCTGGCGGGTGTACGGCACCGTCTTCGCCGGACCCGGCGGCATCCCCGCCGCCGATCTGACCCGGGCCCTGGTGACGCTCGGGACGCTCACGGCCGCGACCGGCGCCGTCATGTGCTGGTACCAGCGGCACATCAAGCGGCTCCTGGCGTACTCCACCATCTCGCACACCGGTCTGTTCCTCGTGGGCCTCGGCATCCTCACCCCGCAGGGCGACGACGGGGCCGCCCTCTACATCCTCGGGCACGCCGGAGTGAAGGCCGCGCTGTTCGCCTGCGCGGGAGTCCTGCTCGACCGGTACGGCTGCCTCGACGAGCACACGCTGTACGGCCGGGCCCGCGAACTGCGCGCGACGGCCGTGATGTTCGCCGTGGGAGGCCTCGGTCTCGCGGGCCTGCCCCCGTTCGGTACGGGGCTCGGCAAGGCGGTCACAGAGGAGGCGGTCGGCGGCCCGCTCACCGTGGTGTACGTGGTCGCCTCCGCGATCACCGGAGGCGCCGTGCTGCGGGTCACCGCCCGTGTGTTCCGCGGCCTCGGGCCGCGCCCCGAGGAGGCCGACGCCGACCTGGAGACCAGCGGATCCGAGGAGGAGCCCGAGACGACCGGCCCGCTGAGCCGTATCCCGGACACCATGACGACAGTCCCCGCCGTGCTCCTCGCCGCCGCTCTCGCGGTCGGAGCGGTCCCCGGATTCGGTGACCTGGTGGCCCGTTCCGTCAACGAGGCCGGATCGGGCGGCGCCCACGCCTCGGCGCAGTGGACGGCGCACGGTGTCCTGCTGGACCTGCTCTCCACCGGACTGGCCGTGGGCCTCGCCGGCCTCGCGGTGACCCGGCCGCACTGGACCGCCGCGCCCGACTGGTCCCGGCCCCTGCGCCGGCTGCAGTCCGGGCATGTCGGCGACTACGTGGCCTGGCTGCTGATGGGCGCCACCGTGCTGGGGGCGCTGGCCCTGCCGGCGGTGCTCGGCGGCTGA
- a CDS encoding sodium:proton antiporter, translating to MHILPYLVAAYVFLTGAYGLATSRNLIHAVGCLAVCQSSTYVLLLAVGYRSGATAPVFSDIKPGSRPVVDPIVQALTLTDVVVGATVTALLLALVLQIAKRHGTVDPDELRELRG from the coding sequence ATGCACATCCTTCCCTACCTGGTCGCCGCCTACGTCTTCCTGACCGGCGCTTACGGCCTCGCCACCAGCCGCAACCTCATCCACGCCGTCGGCTGTCTCGCGGTCTGCCAGTCCTCCACCTATGTGCTGCTGCTGGCGGTCGGCTACCGCAGCGGCGCCACCGCACCCGTCTTCTCCGACATCAAGCCCGGCTCCCGGCCGGTGGTCGACCCGATCGTGCAGGCGCTCACCCTCACCGACGTCGTCGTCGGTGCCACCGTCACCGCGCTGCTGCTCGCGCTCGTGCTGCAGATCGCCAAACGGCACGGCACGGTGGATCCCGACGAACTGCGGGAGCTGCGCGGCTGA
- a CDS encoding MnhB domain-containing protein, with the protein MNRLRLALLAVGGAGLAALLVAACLDLPGFGGRSHPYGTRAVHASLARHTANTIASVNFDQRAHDTLGEMTILFAAVLGCVVLLRQARDEHRARPRPAEVARPVRRYALIALPVALVTGLYVIAHGQLSPGGGFQGGVVAATALHLLYLGADYRALERVRPLAVFEASDAVAVSSYLVLGIAGVLAGTAFLANTLLPYGTFNTLCSGGTVPLLNAAIGMEVASAVVVLLANFLDQAVEIEEEHGS; encoded by the coding sequence GTGAACCGGCTGCGGCTCGCCCTGCTGGCCGTCGGCGGCGCAGGCCTGGCCGCCCTGCTCGTCGCCGCCTGCCTGGACCTGCCCGGCTTCGGCGGCCGGAGCCATCCCTACGGCACCCGGGCCGTACACGCCTCCCTCGCCCGGCACACCGCCAACACCATCGCCTCCGTCAACTTCGACCAGCGCGCCCACGACACCCTCGGCGAGATGACCATCCTGTTCGCCGCCGTCCTCGGCTGCGTGGTACTGCTGCGCCAGGCCCGCGACGAGCACCGGGCGCGGCCGCGACCCGCCGAGGTGGCCCGGCCGGTCCGCCGCTACGCCCTGATCGCGCTGCCCGTCGCCCTGGTCACCGGCCTGTACGTCATCGCCCACGGCCAGCTCAGCCCCGGCGGCGGCTTCCAGGGCGGGGTCGTCGCCGCGACCGCGCTGCACCTGCTGTACCTCGGCGCCGACTACCGCGCGCTGGAACGCGTCCGCCCGCTCGCTGTCTTCGAGGCCTCCGACGCGGTCGCGGTCTCCTCCTACCTCGTGCTGGGCATCGCCGGTGTGCTGGCCGGCACCGCCTTCCTGGCCAACACGCTGCTGCCGTACGGCACCTTCAACACGCTGTGCTCCGGCGGCACCGTCCCCCTGCTGAACGCGGCCATCGGCATGGAGGTGGCGAGCGCGGTCGTCGTGCTGCTCGCGAACTTCCTCGACCAGGCCGTCGAGATCGAGGAGGAGCACGGGAGTTGA
- a CDS encoding Na(+)/H(+) antiporter subunit B, with product MDDAVIVVALVLMAATATAAVAQRDPARQALVLSVLGSFLAVLFTVFQAPDVGLSQLAVGSALTPLLIMLSVRKVRRRGRAEDGSKGGAR from the coding sequence ATGGACGACGCAGTGATCGTCGTGGCGCTGGTGCTCATGGCCGCCACCGCCACCGCAGCCGTGGCCCAGCGCGACCCCGCACGCCAGGCACTGGTGCTGTCCGTGCTCGGGTCCTTCCTGGCCGTGCTGTTCACGGTGTTCCAGGCCCCGGACGTCGGCCTGTCCCAGCTGGCCGTCGGCTCCGCGCTCACGCCGCTGCTGATCATGCTGAGCGTGCGCAAGGTCAGACGCCGCGGCCGCGCGGAGGACGGCTCGAAGGGCGGTGCGCGGTGA
- a CDS encoding monovalent cation/H+ antiporter complex subunit F — MNGWILAATVELGGGGAAALWGVTTGPPARRVVAQNMTTPALCPALLLLSQGYGRPAYVDLALLLALLGPVGTLVFARLLSDDLEGRRPSAWGLTWTAAALSAAVVAAVCAATGPGRAMVKLLVIGALLISGNVIASRALSGGFRGVRGG; from the coding sequence GTGAACGGCTGGATCCTCGCGGCGACCGTCGAACTGGGCGGGGGAGGGGCGGCCGCCCTGTGGGGCGTCACCACCGGCCCGCCGGCCCGCCGCGTCGTCGCCCAGAACATGACCACCCCGGCCCTGTGCCCGGCCCTTCTGCTGCTCTCCCAGGGCTACGGCCGCCCGGCCTACGTCGACCTCGCCCTGCTGCTGGCCCTGCTCGGCCCGGTCGGCACGCTCGTCTTCGCCCGGCTGCTCTCGGACGACCTGGAAGGCCGGCGGCCGAGCGCCTGGGGGCTGACGTGGACCGCCGCCGCACTGAGCGCGGCCGTCGTGGCCGCCGTCTGCGCCGCCACCGGTCCCGGCCGCGCCATGGTGAAGCTCCTGGTCATCGGCGCCCTCCTGATCTCCGGCAACGTGATCGCCTCACGCGCCCTGTCCGGTGGGTTCCGGGGGGTGCGGGGTGGCTGA
- a CDS encoding VanZ family protein, protein MARTVPRLPALLSASGKRAPAEKNRRPGARHALPLLLRVPAMLVAFVCMVAFAAALARITLAPSPASAHLTHSNLHPGRSLRAYLEQARTLDAVKQIGGNVLLGAPFGVLVPVLAPRARGVLRVLTLTALVMLTVELVQGALVTGRAFDIDDVLLNTAGALLGWLLLGRRLGRAVHRRVREPAGKQSPPSV, encoded by the coding sequence ATGGCCCGTACCGTCCCGCGCCTGCCGGCGTTGCTGAGCGCTTCCGGGAAGCGGGCGCCGGCCGAGAAGAACCGCCGGCCGGGCGCGCGGCACGCCCTTCCCCTGCTGCTGCGGGTGCCGGCGATGCTGGTCGCCTTCGTGTGCATGGTGGCGTTCGCCGCAGCCCTGGCCCGGATCACCCTGGCACCGTCGCCCGCCTCGGCGCATCTGACGCACAGCAATCTGCACCCGGGCCGCTCCTTGCGGGCCTACCTGGAGCAGGCACGGACGCTGGACGCGGTGAAACAGATCGGCGGGAACGTGCTCCTGGGCGCCCCGTTCGGGGTGCTGGTGCCGGTCCTCGCGCCGCGCGCCCGCGGGGTGCTGCGGGTGCTGACGCTCACGGCGCTGGTGATGCTGACCGTGGAACTGGTGCAGGGGGCGCTGGTCACCGGGCGGGCCTTCGACATCGACGACGTGCTCCTCAACACCGCCGGGGCGCTGCTGGGCTGGCTGCTGCTGGGACGACGGCTGGGGCGAGCGGTGCACCGGCGCGTGCGCGAGCCGGCCGGGAAGCAGTCACCGCCGAGCGTATGA
- a CDS encoding RICIN domain-containing protein, which yields MASPRLLRRCLFAALSAVLVGSAAVGPARARAAVPAAATVTTFSDNFDGPAGSAVDSSKWTLETGDNVNNHEREYYTSGTHNAALDGQGHLVITARKENPAGYQCWYGSCQYTSARLNTAGKFNAQYGHVEARMKIPRGQGMWPAFWMLGTPVNWPDSGEIDVMENVGFEPSTVHGTIHGPGYSGSGGIGAAYTLPGGQAFADAFHTFAIDWSPGSITWSVDGNVYERRTPADLGGKTWVFDNKPFFLILNLAVGGYWPGDPDASTQFPQQLVVDSVSVTTSDSASGVPIRGLAGKCVDVAGANPANGTPVQLYDCNGTAAQAWTVGSDGTIRALGKCLDVTGNGTADGSTVQLWDCTGGPNQKWTVTGAHDIVNPQADKCLDVTGNNSANGTRLQIWTCTGGANQKWTVG from the coding sequence ATGGCCTCCCCACGCCTGCTCCGCAGATGCCTCTTCGCCGCCCTGTCCGCCGTCCTGGTCGGTTCCGCCGCCGTCGGTCCGGCGCGGGCCCGGGCGGCCGTGCCGGCGGCAGCGACCGTCACCACCTTCTCCGACAATTTCGACGGACCCGCGGGCTCCGCGGTCGACTCCTCGAAGTGGACGCTGGAGACCGGCGACAACGTCAACAACCACGAGCGGGAGTACTACACGTCCGGCACGCACAACGCGGCCCTCGACGGCCAGGGCCACCTGGTGATCACGGCCCGCAAGGAGAACCCGGCCGGCTACCAGTGCTGGTACGGCAGCTGCCAGTACACCTCCGCCCGGCTGAACACGGCCGGGAAGTTCAACGCCCAGTACGGGCACGTCGAGGCGCGGATGAAGATCCCGCGCGGACAGGGCATGTGGCCGGCGTTCTGGATGCTGGGTACGCCCGTGAACTGGCCCGACTCGGGCGAGATCGACGTGATGGAGAACGTCGGGTTCGAACCCTCGACCGTGCACGGCACCATCCACGGGCCCGGCTACTCCGGCTCCGGCGGCATCGGCGCGGCCTACACGCTGCCGGGGGGTCAGGCCTTCGCGGACGCCTTCCACACCTTCGCGATCGACTGGTCACCCGGCTCGATCACCTGGTCCGTGGACGGGAACGTCTACGAGCGGCGCACCCCCGCCGACCTGGGCGGAAAAACCTGGGTGTTCGACAACAAGCCGTTCTTCCTGATCCTGAACCTGGCCGTCGGCGGCTACTGGCCCGGCGACCCCGACGCCAGTACCCAGTTCCCGCAGCAACTGGTGGTGGACTCGGTGTCGGTGACGACGAGCGACAGCGCGAGCGGAGTCCCGATACGCGGTCTGGCCGGCAAGTGCGTGGACGTGGCCGGCGCGAACCCGGCGAACGGCACACCGGTGCAGCTCTACGACTGCAACGGCACGGCCGCGCAGGCGTGGACGGTCGGCTCGGACGGCACGATCCGGGCGCTCGGCAAGTGCCTGGACGTCACGGGCAACGGCACCGCGGACGGCTCGACCGTCCAGCTGTGGGACTGCACCGGCGGGCCGAACCAGAAGTGGACCGTCACCGGGGCGCACGACATCGTCAACCCACAGGCGGACAAGTGCCTTGACGTGACCGGGAACAACTCGGCCAACGGCACACGCCTGCAGATCTGGACGTGCACGGGCGGCGCCAACCAGAAGTGGACGGTCGGCTGA
- a CDS encoding SDR family oxidoreductase, with protein sequence MPRAAIVTGADSGIGRATAVRLAEAGLDVGITWHTDDEGAAGTAEEVRGKGRRAAVAQLDLTRLPEAADTVDELCAELGRLDVLVNNAGTGVMTPFLDLTLADVRRVLDVDLVGPFLCGQRAARHMIRQGDGGRIVNVTSVHEHQPRVGAAPYCAAKGGLGLLTQVMALELAEYGITVNAVAPGEIATPMTGQEDTDVHTERRPGVPLGRPGDAREVAAVIAFLASPDASYVTGASWSVDGGMLRMGPQAGSHLTGDEWRRP encoded by the coding sequence ATGCCACGCGCAGCCATCGTCACCGGCGCCGACTCCGGAATCGGCCGGGCCACCGCCGTACGCCTGGCCGAAGCCGGCCTGGACGTCGGCATCACCTGGCACACCGACGACGAGGGCGCCGCCGGGACCGCGGAGGAGGTCCGCGGCAAGGGCCGCCGCGCCGCCGTCGCCCAGCTGGACCTCACCCGGCTGCCCGAGGCCGCCGACACCGTCGACGAGCTGTGCGCCGAACTGGGCCGCCTCGACGTCCTGGTCAACAACGCCGGTACGGGCGTCATGACCCCCTTCCTCGACCTGACCCTCGCGGACGTGCGCCGGGTCCTGGACGTCGACCTGGTCGGCCCGTTCCTGTGCGGGCAGCGCGCGGCCCGGCACATGATCCGGCAGGGCGACGGCGGCCGGATCGTCAACGTCACCTCCGTCCACGAGCACCAGCCCCGGGTCGGCGCCGCCCCCTACTGTGCGGCGAAGGGCGGGCTCGGCCTGCTCACACAGGTCATGGCGCTGGAGCTCGCCGAGTACGGCATCACCGTGAACGCGGTCGCGCCGGGCGAGATCGCCACACCGATGACCGGCCAGGAGGACACCGACGTGCACACCGAGCGGCGGCCCGGCGTGCCGCTCGGGCGGCCCGGTGACGCCCGGGAGGTCGCCGCCGTCATCGCCTTCCTGGCGAGCCCGGACGCCTCGTACGTCACCGGCGCCTCCTGGAGCGTCGACGGCGGGATGCTCCGCATGGGCCCGCAGGCCGGCTCCCACCTGACCGGCGACGAGTGGCGGCGTCCCTGA
- a CDS encoding PHP domain-containing protein, whose product MDPVAALDRIAFLLERSLAPTYRVKAFRTASRALAALPAEEVAERAAAGTLEALKGVGPKTAQVVREALAGEVPGYLRKLEEEAGASVGTEGAGAELRAMIRGDCHTHSDWSDGGSPIEEMGRAAAELGHEWTALTDHSPRLTVARGLSPERLREQLAVVAGLNARWAPFRLLTGIECDILEDGSLDQEPELLERLDVVVVSVHSKLRMDARSMTRRMVAAVRNPHADVLGHCTGRLVTGRGRPESEFDADAVFAACAEAGTAVEINSRPERLDPPRRLLRRAVDAGVLFSVDTDAHAPGQLDWQILGCARAEECGVPAGRVVTTWSADELLAWTREGRVPARASGS is encoded by the coding sequence ATGGATCCCGTCGCCGCTCTCGACCGGATTGCCTTCCTGCTGGAGCGGTCGCTCGCGCCCACCTACCGGGTCAAGGCCTTTCGTACCGCCTCCCGGGCGCTGGCCGCGCTGCCCGCCGAGGAAGTGGCCGAGCGGGCCGCTGCCGGGACCCTGGAGGCGCTCAAAGGGGTCGGACCCAAGACCGCGCAGGTCGTGCGGGAGGCGTTGGCCGGGGAGGTGCCCGGATATCTGCGGAAGCTGGAGGAGGAGGCGGGGGCGTCGGTGGGGACGGAGGGTGCCGGGGCCGAGCTGCGGGCCATGATCCGGGGGGACTGTCACACCCATTCGGACTGGTCCGACGGGGGCAGCCCGATCGAGGAGATGGGCCGGGCCGCGGCCGAGCTGGGTCATGAGTGGACGGCGCTGACCGACCACTCCCCCCGGCTGACCGTGGCCCGCGGTCTGTCGCCGGAGCGGCTGCGCGAGCAGCTGGCGGTGGTGGCGGGGCTGAACGCGCGGTGGGCGCCGTTCCGGCTGCTCACCGGCATCGAGTGCGACATCCTCGAGGACGGCTCGCTGGACCAGGAGCCGGAACTGCTCGAGCGGCTGGACGTCGTCGTGGTGTCGGTGCACTCGAAGCTGCGGATGGACGCCCGGTCGATGACACGCCGGATGGTCGCCGCCGTACGCAACCCGCACGCCGATGTGCTCGGGCACTGCACCGGGCGGCTGGTGACGGGCCGCGGGCGGCCGGAGTCGGAGTTCGACGCGGACGCGGTGTTCGCCGCCTGCGCCGAGGCCGGTACGGCCGTGGAGATCAACAGCCGGCCCGAGCGGCTGGATCCGCCCCGCAGGCTGCTGCGCCGGGCCGTGGACGCGGGGGTGCTGTTCTCCGTCGACACCGACGCGCACGCGCCCGGCCAGCTCGACTGGCAGATCCTCGGCTGCGCCCGGGCGGAGGAGTGCGGGGTGCCCGCCGGGCGGGTGGTGACCACCTGGTCCGCCGACGAGCTGCTGGCCTGGACCCGGGAGGGCCGGGTCCCGGCGCGCGCGTCGGGTTCCTGA